CATAGATCCCAAATACCTCTCTCCAGGATATCCAAATGAGCAACAAAGAGGTGAGCGGCCAGAACAGCGTTGACGATAACCCACTGATCAACGTCAGTAGAGCGATCTGCTGTTTTGCCTGGACCTCATCTCGTTGGATCAAGAACAAAACTGCAGCTTCGTAGAAAACAAAGGCAGACGCTATTTGTGTGCTGAACAGCGCGAACGCGAATACGGTCGCATTCCAGGAGACTGCGGCTATTCCTAAACTGGTAGCGCCCACAACTGAGGCGATTACCATCGTTCTGGCGGCCCCGTATCGGTCCATAAGGCGACCGGCGATCAACGACATTGGCGCACTCGCTAGTTGAGCCAAAGAAAAACAAGCGAATATCCATGCACCTGTGACTGCGAGGTCACGGGCAACCTCGTTAGCCACACCGGCGATGCAATAGTAGAGTGTGCCGTAACTGATGATTTCTGCGCAGCCCAGTGCGGCGACAACGATCTTGTCATCGTTCCAGATGGTCGCTAGCCCTCTCCTCGGTTCTCATACCTAACCGTCGCGTCTCCGATTGCTGATTCGTTGTCTCTAATCTGAGCTTATGAGACTGACACTCGGCTCAGTCTCGTTGAGAATGCCATGCCATCGAGCGAAATCGTATACTCGTCGGCTGCCTATTTCGGAACGTCCCGGCTACCATTTGCAGAATGGAAGTCCACACCTCGGGGGACACCTGACTCGGAATATCGTGGAAACCAGCCCAGTAGTTGAGATACTGCTCCTCGCTCATGGAGATCGCCTCGGTGGTAGCGAGAGAAATGCAGTTGCCCAGCTCCGGATATTGGTTGAGTAGCGCCTCGTAGGTTTCCATCTCGGCAACGTATGGGAGACGCGCCCGCCGCAAGGCCGGCACCATATCGCGTAGCTTCGCTTCAATTTCGAGTTGAAAGGGATCGGTCTCAAGATCGTTAAGGAAGGTTGTAATTGTGAAGAACCCGCGGGGTCGCAAGATCCGCATAACTTCGCGAAGCGCTTCGCTCTTGTTCGTCCAGTGGAACGACGAGCTGTAGCAAACCCAATCTAGCGTACCGTCGGCCAGGCCCGTGCACTC
The DNA window shown above is from Bradyrhizobium sp. CB1650 and carries:
- a CDS encoding class I SAM-dependent methyltransferase; amino-acid sequence: MLVDQVKNLAGSPTFADIGAGTGAIAYALADMGLTGYAVEPNIEMVAVGQRLGRAYPTVSWINAPGECTGLADGTLDWVCYSSSFHWTNKSEALREVMRILRPRGFFTITTFLNDLETDPFQLEIEAKLRDMVPALRRARLPYVAEMETYEALLNQYPELGNCISLATTEAISMSEEQYLNYWAGFHDIPSQVSPEVWTSILQMVAGTFRNRQPTSIRFRSMAWHSQRD